In the Commensalibacter melissae genome, AAAGGCGCACCTCTCCCGTCTTACGATCAATTATCGCACGAATGTCTTTTTCATGACCATATTTAGCGCGTCCAGCCTTTTGAATGGCCTGTTCCATCGCTTCGAGAATCTCTTCCCGGCTAATGGCTTTTTCACGAGCAACAGCATCAGCAACCAATAACAATTCAGGACGAGCAACAGACGTATCCATTTTAACCTCACAATCTATTGTACCGGATTAAACCGGTTTTGATTTTATTTTCACTTATGCTTTATTCGGTTTCCGACCCAGATAAAACATTGACCATATGACTGCATGCATCAATTAAAGAATCAGTCAGCACCAATTTAGCCTTGCGTATTTCTGACAAAGGTAATTCAACTTCAGAACCTGTATCTAAACGCATACGCGCATTCTGTTCATCCGCTCCCAAGGCAATCCCGGAAAAGCGTCTTCTGCCTTCAATTGGAATCATCATTTCCACTTTGGCAAGATGACCCGCAAAACGGTTCCAATCTTTTACACGCACCAAGGGACGATCGATTCCGGCGGAGGAAACCTCCAATGTCCAGGCACCTTCCATAGGATCATGAACATCCATTACAGCACTTACAGCATGACTGATCTGTTCACAATCCTCAACATTAATCAGACTACCATCAGCCCGATCCACCATAATCTGTAAGGTCAAAGCTTGTTTGCCCAACAAAGCCACTCTAACCAACTCATATCCCATATCAATCAAAATAGGTTCAACCAAAGCGATAACACGTTGTTCAATACGTAAATCAGAAATATTTTCTACGGATTCCAAAATAAAAAAGGCGGCCGACTAAGGCCACCCCCCACATCAAACGGAAGACAATTTTGTATTAATTTAACAATCTTATAAATGCTTTACAAGTAACAAATCCAAATATTTATAATTCCATGATAATGACACGTTATGTTTGGACATATTACAAATGAAAAGTGACCTGTTTAACAAATAAACAGGTCACTTACACTTTAAAACGGATTTTAAGACTTAGGCCATTAGTCTGAGAACATAAGGTAAAATGCCACCATTACGATAATATTCTACCTCTTCTTGTGTATCAACACGACAGATTACAGGAATATCCTGATGTGAACCATCATTGCGAGTTATTCTCATAATCATTTTTTGACGCGGTTTTAAAGTTTCTATACCCAAAATATCGATTTTTTCATCACCCTTCAATCCCAACGTTTTACGTGTTGTACCCTCTTCAAATAAGAGTGGCAATACACCCATTCCAACAAGATTAGAACGATGAATACGTTCAAAACTTTCAGCAATAACGGCTTTTACACCCAACAACGTCGTACCTTTTGCCGCCCAGTCACGGGAGGAACCCATTCCGTATTCTTTACCGCCAAAAACAACCAATGGTGTATTTTCTTTTTGGTATTCCATGGCAACATCATAGATTGCCCCTTCCTTACCATCAGGATAATGCTTACTATATCCACCTTCAACTCCTGGAACCATTTCATTACGAATACGGATATTGGCAAAAGTGCCACGCATCATGACTTCATGATTACCACGACGTGAACCATACGAGTTAAAGTCCTCCACCCTGACTCCATGTTCAGTCAAATATCTGCCGGCAGGGGAATCTTTACGAATGGAACCAGCTGGAGATATATGATCTGTTGTAACATTATCCCCTAATAACGCCAATATTCTTGCCCCTTTAATATCATGACGGGCTTCAGGATGCTGCTTCATTCCTTCAAAATAGGGAGGATTACGAACATAGGTTGATTTTGAATCCCAATCATAAGTCTGAGATCCAGTTGCCACAGCCAATCTCTGCCATTCAACCGTACCTTTACTGATATTATCATATCCCTTACGGAATTCTTCACGCGTAATCGCTGCTGCCATTACCTCTTTGATTTCCTCTGTTGAAGGCCAAATATCATGTAGATAAATTTCCTTACCATCCTTGGAAACACCAATAGGATCCTTTGTAATATCCTTACGCAAGGTTCCCAATAAAGCATAAGCGACTACCAACGGTGGACTTGCCAGATAGTTTGCGCGAACGTTTGGAGAAATACGTCCCTCAAAGTTACGGTTTCCCGAAAGAACTGCTGTTGCCACCAAATTGTTATTTTCGATAGTGTCAACAATTTCTGGTGCCAGGGGACCAGAATTTCCGATACAGGTTGTACAACCATATCCAACAATATTGAATCCAAGCGCATCAAGAGATGGAATTAACCCGGCCTTTTCTAAATATTCAGTAACAACTTTTGAACCAGGTGCAAGAGACGTTTTAACCC is a window encoding:
- the rimP gene encoding ribosome maturation factor RimP, whose translation is MGYELVRVALLGKQALTLQIMVDRADGSLINVEDCEQISHAVSAVMDVHDPMEGAWTLEVSSAGIDRPLVRVKDWNRFAGHLAKVEMMIPIEGRRRFSGIALGADEQNARMRLDTGSEVELPLSEIRKAKLVLTDSLIDACSHMVNVLSGSETE